The following proteins are co-located in the Candidatus Eisenbacteria bacterium genome:
- a CDS encoding aminodeoxychorismate/anthranilate synthase component II yields MPNVLVIDNIDSFVFNLVDEFARRGCSVQVHRNTITTARALELLDCTPTPKLLVVSPGPGTPARAGCIVELLRRLPEGIAVLGVCLGHQALVEALGGSVGGAGEIIHGKSSLLPHDGTGLFAGIASPMMVGRYHSLAATRVPPDLAIVARLGEIVMAVQHRSRPIWGVQFHPESILTPMGGRLLDNVLAMSTAGRGES; encoded by the coding sequence TTGCCGAACGTCCTGGTGATCGACAACATCGACTCCTTCGTCTTCAACCTTGTCGATGAGTTCGCGCGTCGTGGCTGTTCTGTACAGGTTCATCGCAACACGATCACGACCGCGCGGGCTCTCGAACTCCTTGACTGCACCCCGACCCCGAAGCTCCTGGTCGTGAGTCCAGGTCCAGGAACCCCCGCTCGAGCAGGATGCATCGTCGAGCTGCTACGCCGCCTGCCCGAGGGGATCGCCGTGCTGGGCGTCTGTCTGGGACACCAAGCGCTGGTCGAGGCGCTGGGCGGAAGCGTGGGCGGAGCGGGTGAGATCATTCACGGGAAGAGTTCGCTGCTGCCGCACGACGGTACCGGTCTCTTTGCCGGCATAGCCAGTCCCATGATGGTCGGCCGTTACCACTCCCTCGCGGCGACGCGGGTTCCTCCCGATCTCGCGATCGTGGCCCGCCTCGGTGAGATCGTCATGGCCGTCCAGCATCGTTCACGCCCCATCTGGGGCGTTCAGTTCCATCCCGAATCGATCCTCACGCCCATGGGAGGGCGCTTGCTCGATAACGTCCTTGCAATGTCAACGGCCGGTCGAGGGGAGTCATAG
- a CDS encoding anthranilate synthase component 1: protein MTRPGHARRSALVHRISGSWDPQVLYGALAHPSPDTILLESRDGNGRNDSQSFVLIRSALRIEGRGGEVRLIPLTAAGVEALRVQADALAGLADASSEGDALVLSFSRIDPAAGEEERLRSHSPLDVLRRMAFGWSTPVGVPPLTLPGLLGYDFIDLFEDLPPARQDLFSLPDLLFELPEILIHMDHRGGTVELIANGFGDASPDEKTIGELSRSILDLQEREPAGSEAADTSVPENVDVDLDDNAYCEVIRAMQQHILAGDVFQIVPSRTFRLPCRDPLAAYKHLRRLNPSPYLFYLDGAGFVLFGASPETSLRVEGNPPRVTIAPIAGTRPRGRSRDGRFDHDLDNRLEAELKLHGKELAEHVMLVDLARNDIARVSEPGSRIVSRLLEIERYSHVMHLVSRVEGRLRSELDALHALQGTMTMGTLTGAPKVEAARLLRRWETDRRGPYGGAIGYLTSEGAMDTAIVIRSALVAGGHAHVRAGAGIVFDSDPQAEADETRAKASAVLQAVARAAWEGA, encoded by the coding sequence GTGACGCGACCGGGACATGCGCGCCGCAGCGCTCTGGTCCACCGCATCAGCGGCTCATGGGACCCGCAGGTCCTCTATGGTGCGCTCGCCCATCCCAGCCCCGACACGATCCTGCTCGAATCGAGGGACGGAAACGGACGGAACGACAGCCAGAGCTTCGTACTGATCCGATCAGCCCTGCGCATCGAAGGGCGGGGGGGCGAGGTCAGGCTCATCCCGCTCACGGCGGCCGGAGTCGAAGCGCTCCGAGTGCAAGCGGACGCGCTGGCCGGGCTGGCGGATGCATCGTCCGAAGGCGACGCTCTCGTACTATCGTTTTCGCGGATCGATCCTGCTGCCGGCGAGGAGGAGCGCCTGAGATCCCATTCGCCGCTGGATGTGCTGCGGCGCATGGCATTCGGTTGGTCCACGCCCGTGGGGGTACCGCCTCTCACCTTGCCGGGGCTCCTCGGATACGACTTCATCGACCTCTTCGAGGATCTCCCCCCTGCGAGGCAGGACCTCTTCTCGCTTCCCGATCTTCTCTTCGAGCTGCCGGAGATCCTCATCCACATGGACCACCGTGGAGGCACGGTGGAACTGATCGCGAACGGCTTTGGCGATGCCTCCCCAGACGAGAAGACGATCGGAGAGTTGAGCCGGTCGATACTTGACCTGCAGGAGAGGGAGCCGGCGGGATCCGAGGCGGCTGACACGAGCGTTCCAGAGAATGTGGATGTCGACCTGGATGACAACGCGTACTGCGAGGTCATCCGCGCCATGCAGCAGCACATCCTGGCGGGGGATGTATTCCAGATCGTCCCCTCCCGCACCTTCCGCCTGCCATGTCGTGATCCGCTTGCCGCCTACAAACACCTCCGCCGGCTCAACCCGAGCCCCTACTTGTTCTATCTGGATGGCGCTGGCTTCGTTCTATTCGGAGCCTCCCCGGAGACCAGCCTGCGGGTCGAGGGAAATCCTCCGCGCGTCACCATAGCCCCGATCGCCGGTACGCGGCCTCGAGGGCGCTCGCGCGATGGCCGGTTCGATCACGATCTGGACAACAGGCTCGAAGCCGAGTTGAAGCTCCACGGCAAGGAGCTCGCGGAGCATGTGATGCTCGTCGACCTCGCGCGCAACGACATCGCAAGGGTGAGCGAGCCAGGTTCGAGGATCGTATCCCGACTGCTCGAGATCGAGCGTTACAGCCATGTCATGCATCTGGTCAGTCGGGTGGAGGGGCGACTGCGTTCCGAGCTGGATGCGCTCCATGCATTGCAGGGAACGATGACCATGGGCACCCTGACCGGAGCCCCCAAGGTCGAAGCGGCTCGCTTGCTGCGCCGCTGGGAAACGGACCGGCGCGGTCCCTATGGCGGCGCGATCGGCTACCTGACGTCCGAAGGCGCGATGGACACAGCGATTGTGATCCGCTCTGCACTGGTCGCCGGCGGACACGCCCACGTTCGCGCGGGGGCGGGAATCGTCTTCGACTCCGACCCGCAGGCAGAGGCTGATGAGACACGGGCGAAAGCGAGCGCTGTCCTGCAAGCCGTCGCCCGCGCGGCCTGGGAGGGCGCATGA
- the trpD gene encoding anthranilate phosphoribosyltransferase yields MHQLLDRIADRHDLDRDEAERLFGAMIDGELTPVQIAALLIGLRMKGEKPQEIAGAAKAVRDRATGFPAPEGPFMDVCGTGGDGAGSLNISTVAAIVLAEMGIPVVKHGNRSVSSKCGSADLLEAFGVRLDPESSTARNCLDRVGICFLFAPQYHQGLRHAMPVRAALKMRTIFNILGPLVNPARPPFQLLGVYDPALVETMGLTLSSLGVRRSLVVHGGGMDEISVSGPTSAMLTEDGLVRRLEILPEDAGLRRFPLHSLAGGDAAQNRRTVEALLSGHGEAAHEASVAINAGAAAWVASAAKDIREGTQAALEAMRSGRCLARLSAWVKLSHEEPQKAGPSHGA; encoded by the coding sequence ATGCACCAACTTCTGGATCGGATAGCCGACCGTCATGATCTGGATCGTGATGAGGCAGAGAGGCTGTTCGGCGCCATGATCGATGGGGAGCTCACTCCCGTACAGATCGCCGCACTGCTCATCGGCTTGCGAATGAAGGGAGAGAAGCCTCAAGAGATCGCCGGGGCGGCGAAGGCAGTTCGCGATCGGGCGACAGGCTTTCCCGCGCCTGAAGGTCCCTTCATGGACGTTTGCGGGACAGGGGGCGACGGCGCGGGGAGCCTCAACATATCCACCGTCGCGGCGATCGTCCTGGCCGAGATGGGGATCCCCGTGGTGAAGCACGGCAACCGTTCGGTCTCATCGAAGTGCGGCTCGGCCGATCTCCTCGAGGCCTTCGGCGTGAGACTCGACCCCGAATCGTCTACTGCGAGGAACTGCCTTGATCGAGTCGGGATCTGTTTCCTCTTTGCCCCCCAGTACCACCAGGGTCTGCGTCACGCCATGCCCGTCAGGGCAGCTCTCAAGATGAGGACCATCTTCAACATCCTCGGGCCACTGGTGAACCCCGCCCGCCCGCCCTTTCAGCTCCTCGGGGTGTACGATCCTGCGCTCGTGGAGACGATGGGACTGACACTGTCCAGCCTAGGTGTGAGGCGCTCTCTGGTCGTGCACGGCGGCGGAATGGATGAGATCTCCGTCTCGGGGCCTACCAGCGCAATGCTGACTGAGGACGGACTCGTGCGCCGTCTTGAGATCCTGCCCGAAGACGCAGGCCTAAGGCGGTTCCCTCTACACTCCCTCGCCGGCGGGGATGCAGCGCAGAACCGGCGAACCGTCGAGGCCCTCCTCTCGGGGCACGGGGAAGCGGCTCATGAGGCGTCCGTGGCGATCAATGCGGGAGCGGCGGCCTGGGTGGCGTCGGCGGCGAAAGACATTCGTGAGGGCACGCAGGCGGCTTTGGAGGCGATGCGCTCAGGCCGCTGCCTTGCTCGCCTGAGCGCGTGGGTGAAGCTCTCGCACGAGGAGCCTCAGAAGGCGGGACCATCGCATGGTGCTTGA
- the trpCF gene encoding bifunctional indole-3-glycerol-phosphate synthase TrpC/phosphoribosylanthranilate isomerase TrpF, translating into MVLDRIIPHKREEVARRKAERPLNSFVDQLIPSHRSFARAIEGSSTGYVLEVKRASPSRGTIRAEKDFDPEAIAKSYNPIADAISVVTDRDFFGGGFDVLERVRAGTTLPVLCKDFVVDPYQVCEARLHGADAVLLMLAVLDDRTFRECAAAAASLSMDALVEVDDHDSLTRARSLGAEIVGINNRDLRTLEVDITRTMRLAPAAGFARSIVCESGISTHAQVRELRPHVDAFLVGTALMERRDLATAVRELVFGTVKVCGITREEDARAASEAGAIYGGLIFAESSPRRVEPEQAARLVRSAPSLRWVGVFVGDRVERIARLADELNLAAVQIIQDDSSSGRLDEAFTRRLRAGIGGEREIWVVRRVRDKRPDLDPGPADRVLLDTFDPGRAGGTGRAFDWSLIAGADLARVVLSGGLRPELAAAADMMGAGILDVCSGVEAAPGRKDRNLLRDFFAALRGQGAERGGA; encoded by the coding sequence ATGGTGCTTGACCGAATTATTCCTCACAAGAGGGAGGAAGTCGCGCGCCGCAAGGCAGAACGGCCACTGAACTCCTTCGTGGATCAGCTAATCCCATCGCACCGGTCCTTCGCCCGAGCGATCGAGGGGTCATCGACCGGTTATGTCCTCGAGGTGAAGCGAGCCTCGCCGTCCCGAGGAACGATCCGCGCCGAGAAGGACTTCGATCCGGAAGCGATCGCGAAGAGCTACAACCCGATCGCAGATGCGATTAGCGTTGTCACCGATCGCGACTTCTTCGGGGGAGGATTCGACGTCCTGGAGAGGGTGCGCGCCGGAACTACCCTCCCGGTGTTGTGCAAGGATTTCGTCGTCGATCCGTATCAGGTCTGCGAGGCGAGGTTGCATGGTGCGGACGCGGTTCTTTTGATGCTCGCAGTGCTCGACGATCGGACATTCAGAGAGTGCGCCGCCGCCGCTGCCTCCTTGTCGATGGATGCTCTCGTCGAGGTCGACGATCACGATTCGCTCACAAGGGCTCGTTCATTGGGAGCGGAGATCGTGGGGATCAACAACCGGGACTTGAGAACCTTGGAGGTCGATATCACTCGAACGATGAGGTTGGCTCCGGCGGCGGGCTTCGCCCGGAGCATCGTCTGCGAGTCGGGGATCTCGACTCACGCCCAGGTCCGCGAGCTGCGCCCGCATGTCGACGCCTTCCTGGTGGGGACGGCGCTCATGGAGCGCCGCGACCTCGCGACGGCGGTCCGCGAGCTTGTCTTCGGGACCGTGAAGGTCTGCGGCATCACGAGGGAAGAGGACGCACGCGCAGCTTCCGAAGCCGGGGCGATCTACGGAGGCCTGATCTTCGCCGAGTCGTCACCTCGTCGCGTCGAGCCGGAGCAAGCAGCGCGCCTCGTCCGTTCGGCTCCGTCACTCCGCTGGGTCGGCGTGTTCGTGGGGGATCGAGTTGAGCGGATCGCGCGTTTGGCGGATGAGCTGAACCTCGCCGCGGTGCAGATCATCCAGGACGATTCGAGTTCCGGGCGGCTCGACGAAGCGTTTACTCGGCGACTACGCGCGGGGATCGGCGGCGAACGGGAGATATGGGTCGTTCGCCGAGTCCGGGACAAGAGGCCCGATCTCGATCCTGGTCCGGCCGACCGCGTTCTGCTTGACACCTTCGACCCCGGGCGGGCGGGCGGAACAGGCAGGGCCTTCGATTGGTCCCTGATCGCCGGCGCCGATCTTGCGCGGGTCGTTCTCTCCGGAGGACTGCGTCCGGAGCTGGCTGCTGCCGCGGACATGATGGGCGCCGGCATCCTCGATGTCTGCTCGGGCGTCGAGGCGGCCCCCGGCAGGAAGGACCGCAACCTGCTGCGGGATTTCTTCGCCGCCCTGCGCGGACAGGGTGCAGAACGGGGAGGCGCCTGA